From the genome of Aspergillus chevalieri M1 DNA, chromosome 8, nearly complete sequence, one region includes:
- a CDS encoding uncharacterized protein (COG:S;~EggNog:ENOG410Q05F;~InterPro:IPR012337,IPR008906;~PFAM:PF05699;~go_function: GO:0046983 - protein dimerization activity [Evidence IEA]), translating to MWTRYQITRLQFLPSPQDQMRRGRLRGLTKNNPRLFWKDHEHEYPVPAKLTRDILSAPASGAGVERLFNSARDICHYRWGQSKPDTIKDLMLHLFSSEFDLERGELEMVKEDLSPGEAAIADQTRKPVPTLDELEPVSDNEKEGYEVVNLSDDSDDESDKDHALTPTQITTQGKHTQCKRPRSADESPEDSDNGLSLPEMPIKECTQGRSGRIRKKPKLPDGFEIDRL from the exons ATGTGGACGAGATATCAGATTACACGCCTGCAATTCTTGCCGTCGCCGCAAGATCAAATGCGACG CGGCCGTCTCAGAG GACTCACAAAGAATAACCCTCGGCTCTTTTGGAAGGACCATGAGCATGAATACCCGGTTCCTGCAAAGCTTACACGAGATATCCTATCTGCTCCAGCAAGTGGAGCTGGCGTTGAACGACTCTTTAATTCTGCTCGCGATATATGCCACTATCGCTGGGGGCAATCAAAACCAgatacaatcaaggatctTATGCTCCACCTCTTCTCATCTGAGTTTGACCTTGAAAGAGGCGAACTAGAGATGGTCAAAGAGGATCTCTCTCCCGGAGAGGCCGCTATAGCTGATCAAACAAGAAAGCCTGTTCCAACGCTTGATGAGCTTGAACCAGTCAGTGACAATGAAAAGGAGGGCTACGAAGTAGTTAACTTATCTGATGATTCAGATGATGAATCAGATAAAGACCACGCGTTGACTCCCACACAGATCACAACCCAGGGCAAGCACACACAATGCAAGCGGCCTCGTAGTGCCGATGAGTCTCCAGAGGATAGTGATAATGGCCTGTCACTACCTGAAATGCCAATCAAAGAGTGCACGCAGGGGCGATCGGGGAGGATTCGAAAGAAGCCAAAATTGCCAGATGGATTTGAGATTGATAGACTGTAA